A region of Catenibacterium mitsuokai DNA encodes the following proteins:
- a CDS encoding deoxyribonuclease IV, which produces MIIGSHVSMGGKEMLLGSVKEALSYNANTFMFYTGAPQNTRRKPVSELRVEEAKELMKEKGIDMDKVVVHAPYIINLGNTIKPETRELAVSFLRQEIERCDEIGATRLVLHPGAHVKAGDEAGLDAIVSGLNEAMKPDQKVHIALETMAGKGTELGRTFDQLAYIIDHCDYPELLGLCLDTCHLNDAGYDISDFDAILDEVDEKIGLDKVLVVHVNDSKNPQGSHKDRHENIGFGTIGFDTLDSIVSNERLKDVPKILETPYIEKNAPYKEEIEMLKKHEFNPGLKEMFE; this is translated from the coding sequence GTGATTATAGGTTCACATGTCTCAATGGGTGGTAAGGAAATGCTTCTAGGAAGTGTAAAAGAAGCATTAAGTTATAATGCCAATACATTCATGTTTTATACAGGTGCGCCTCAGAATACGAGACGTAAACCTGTTTCTGAATTACGTGTAGAAGAAGCCAAAGAATTAATGAAAGAAAAGGGAATAGATATGGACAAAGTTGTTGTTCATGCCCCTTATATTATTAATTTAGGAAATACAATCAAGCCTGAAACAAGAGAACTTGCCGTATCATTCTTACGTCAGGAAATTGAAAGATGTGACGAAATTGGTGCTACAAGACTTGTTCTTCATCCAGGTGCTCATGTTAAAGCAGGGGATGAAGCAGGATTAGATGCCATTGTATCTGGCTTAAATGAAGCAATGAAACCAGACCAGAAGGTACATATTGCCTTAGAAACAATGGCTGGTAAAGGCACTGAACTAGGTAGAACATTTGATCAGTTAGCTTATATTATTGATCATTGTGATTATCCTGAATTATTAGGTTTATGTTTAGATACTTGTCATTTAAATGATGCAGGTTATGATATTTCTGATTTTGATGCAATTCTTGATGAAGTCGATGAAAAAATCGGTTTAGATAAGGTATTAGTTGTTCATGTCAATGACTCTAAGAATCCACAAGGTTCTCATAAAGATAGACATGAGAATATTGGTTTTGGGACAATCGGTTTTGATACATTAGACTCTATTGTATCTAATGAACGCTTAAAGGATGTTCCTAAGATTCTAGAAACACCTTATATTGAAAAGAATGCACCTTATAAAGAAGAGATTGAAATGTTGAAAAAGCATGAATTCAACCCAGGTTTAAAAGAAATGTTTGAATAA
- a CDS encoding DEAD/DEAH box helicase, whose translation MDLFDKFQFNDYVKKTLNNIHFTSPTPIQDKVIPLVYKNKDIIGISQTGTGKTHSFLIPIIDRIDTNADYVQAVITTPTRELAHQIYENAKEFKKENPDLRISLVIGGSDKQKAINKLSTQPHIVIGTPGRIKDLSLNEQALIITTATTFVVDEADMTLEYGYLEDLDAVLSKMREDLQMLVFSATIPEHLWPFLRKYMNAPELVQIDAHKKTTDNTKHYLIHTKHHDRYTVLKNIMDIIDPYICLIFCNKRTEATKLSDQLRSDGYRVGEIHGDLEPRERKQMMRRINNNEYQYIVATDIAARGIDIDGVSHVINMEFPTERDFYIHRSGRCGRGKYKGECYSMYDSSNQQMVESLEKKGIHFEVKEIRNGVLTDAKARNKRKNRNAPQSELEKEIQRIIKRPKKVKPGYKKKRKREIQAIYQKKKRDIIRKDIQRQKKERAKQAQREKRERENMQ comes from the coding sequence ATGGATTTATTTGACAAATTTCAATTTAATGATTATGTAAAAAAGACTTTAAACAACATACATTTCACATCACCAACACCTATACAGGATAAGGTGATCCCCCTTGTTTATAAGAATAAAGATATTATTGGTATCTCACAGACAGGTACTGGTAAAACTCATTCATTCTTAATTCCTATTATTGATCGTATTGATACAAATGCAGATTATGTACAGGCTGTTATTACAACTCCTACAAGAGAACTTGCACATCAGATCTATGAAAACGCAAAGGAATTTAAGAAAGAAAACCCTGATTTAAGAATCTCACTAGTGATTGGTGGTTCTGATAAGCAGAAGGCTATTAATAAGCTTTCTACACAGCCACATATCGTTATTGGTACACCAGGACGTATTAAAGACTTATCTTTAAATGAACAGGCTTTAATTATCACTACAGCTACTACATTTGTAGTGGATGAAGCCGATATGACTTTAGAATATGGTTATCTTGAAGATTTAGATGCAGTCTTATCTAAGATGAGAGAAGATTTACAGATGCTTGTATTCTCAGCTACTATTCCTGAACATTTATGGCCATTCTTAAGAAAATATATGAATGCGCCAGAATTAGTACAGATTGATGCCCATAAGAAAACAACAGACAATACAAAACATTACTTAATTCATACAAAGCATCATGACCGTTATACAGTATTAAAGAATATCATGGATATCATCGATCCATATATCTGCTTAATCTTCTGTAATAAGAGAACAGAGGCCACTAAGCTATCTGATCAGTTAAGAAGTGATGGTTATCGTGTCGGTGAAATTCATGGTGACTTAGAACCACGTGAACGTAAACAGATGATGAGACGTATCAACAATAATGAATATCAGTACATTGTAGCTACAGATATTGCGGCTAGAGGTATTGATATTGATGGTGTATCTCATGTTATTAATATGGAATTCCCAACAGAAAGAGACTTCTATATTCATAGATCTGGTAGATGTGGTCGTGGTAAGTATAAGGGTGAATGTTACTCTATGTATGATTCATCTAATCAGCAGATGGTTGAATCACTTGAAAAGAAGGGTATTCACTTTGAAGTAAAAGAAATCCGTAATGGTGTATTAACGGATGCCAAGGCACGTAATAAGCGTAAGAATAGAAATGCGCCACAGTCTGAATTAGAAAAAGAAATTCAGCGTATTATTAAGAGACCTAAGAAGGTTAAACCTGGTTATAAGAAGAAGAGAAAAAGAGAAATTCAGGCTATTTACCAGAAAAAGAAAAGAGATATTATTCGTAAAGATATTCAGAGACAGAAAAAAGAACGTGCGAAACAGGCACAGAGAGAAAAACGTGAAAGGGAGAACATGCAGTGA
- a CDS encoding 4-hydroxy-3-methylbut-2-enyl diphosphate reductase encodes MKVTGIVPRGYCKGVIRAINIVKETIEQPGPITVLGMIVHNQFIVDALKKRGAITIEDASKTRMELLDEINEGTVIITAHGAGDCVIEKAKSKGLNVVDATCLDVIKTHTLIKEQLKRGKDVLYIGKKNHPEAEGALLIDPEHIHLITSKKDLETLDKDKHYVMTNQTTMSLYDVYDLCEYAKEILDVEIMKETCSATQIRQEAIAKMDEDIDLVIIVGDPHSNNTKKLASISMEKAHKDTKMIGSLEELDLSWLKGKKHVGVSSGASTPTVLTNQIIDFLKQYDENNPDSFIKPEIPYEKML; translated from the coding sequence ATGAAGGTTACAGGAATTGTCCCTAGAGGATATTGTAAGGGTGTTATACGTGCCATTAATATAGTAAAAGAGACAATAGAACAGCCAGGTCCTATTACAGTACTTGGTATGATTGTACATAATCAGTTTATTGTGGATGCATTAAAGAAGCGTGGTGCTATCACAATTGAGGATGCAAGTAAGACTAGAATGGAACTTCTTGATGAAATCAATGAAGGAACAGTTATTATTACAGCACATGGTGCAGGAGATTGTGTCATTGAGAAGGCAAAGAGTAAAGGACTCAATGTAGTGGATGCAACATGTTTAGATGTTATTAAGACACATACGCTTATTAAGGAACAGTTAAAGCGTGGTAAGGATGTTTTATATATAGGTAAAAAGAATCATCCTGAAGCTGAAGGTGCATTATTGATTGATCCTGAACATATTCATTTAATTACATCTAAGAAGGATTTAGAGACACTCGATAAAGATAAACATTATGTCATGACAAACCAGACAACTATGTCCCTTTATGATGTTTATGATTTATGTGAGTATGCGAAAGAAATATTAGATGTAGAGATCATGAAGGAAACTTGTTCAGCTACACAGATTAGACAGGAAGCCATTGCGAAGATGGATGAAGATATTGATCTAGTCATTATTGTAGGTGATCCTCATTCTAATAATACAAAGAAGCTGGCTTCTATTAGTATGGAGAAAGCACATAAAGATACCAAGATGATTGGAAGTCTTGAAGAGTTAGATTTATCATGGCTTAAAGGAAAGAAACATGTAGGAGTAAGTTCTGGAGCTTCTACCCCTACTGTATTGACCAATCAGATTATTGATTTTTTGAAACAGTATGATGAAAATAACCCAGATAGTTTTATTAAACCTGAAATACCTTATGAAAAGATGTTATAG
- a CDS encoding Cof-type HAD-IIB family hydrolase produces the protein MRKKIIFFDVDGTLVDVRPVKECIPESTIQAVHETRKKGNLCYLCTGRSLAEIYPYILDVGFDGIIGAGGGFVQMGDKMLYHKKVSDEDVHRVVDFFETNHYDYYLESNGGLFASKNLIKRLESIIYGDLENDPEARRKKEEEPSHFITALIENENMYRNDVNKICFLEHESIPFDEIRKQFSDAFQVIECTVPAFGDASGELSVAGVNKHTAIEALINHLGIDQKDTYAYGDGMNDAEMLTFVAHGVAVGNAKEGLKAIADEVCDDIANDGIYKNMKEHGLI, from the coding sequence ATGCGTAAGAAGATTATATTTTTTGATGTAGATGGGACTTTAGTTGATGTGAGACCTGTAAAGGAATGTATTCCTGAATCAACTATCCAGGCAGTGCACGAGACGCGTAAAAAAGGAAATTTATGTTACCTTTGTACAGGGCGTTCTCTTGCAGAAATCTATCCTTATATTTTAGATGTAGGATTTGATGGCATTATTGGTGCTGGAGGTGGATTTGTACAGATGGGTGATAAGATGTTATATCATAAGAAGGTCAGTGATGAAGATGTTCATCGTGTTGTAGACTTCTTTGAAACAAATCATTATGACTATTATTTAGAGTCTAATGGTGGTTTATTTGCCTCTAAGAACCTCATTAAAAGATTAGAAAGCATCATCTATGGTGATCTAGAAAATGATCCTGAAGCAAGAAGAAAGAAGGAAGAGGAACCAAGTCATTTTATTACTGCACTGATTGAAAATGAGAATATGTATAGAAATGATGTGAATAAGATTTGTTTCTTAGAACATGAATCTATTCCATTTGATGAGATTAGAAAGCAGTTTAGTGATGCATTCCAGGTGATTGAATGTACTGTTCCTGCATTTGGTGATGCATCAGGTGAATTGTCTGTAGCGGGTGTGAATAAGCATACTGCCATTGAAGCACTTATTAACCATTTAGGTATTGATCAAAAGGATACATATGCTTATGGTGATGGTATGAATGATGCAGAAATGCTGACATTTGTAGCTCATGGTGTTGCAGTTGGTAATGCGAAAGAAGGTTTAAAGGCTATTGCTGATGAAGTATGTGATGATATTGCGAATGATGGTATTTATAAAAATATGAAAGAGCACGGATTAATCTAA
- a CDS encoding NUDIX hydrolase gives MILTTIAYLKKDGQTLLLHRIKKKKDINEGKWIGVGGKLEPGESPDECVKREILEETGYTVHSVRCHGYVTFPGLYYGEDEGMFVYSCHDFEGTLKECDEGVLEWVNDDLIPDYPQWEADYHFLNWMEDDHYHHAKVTYKNDELVEYKEEIY, from the coding sequence ATGATTTTGACTACAATAGCGTATTTAAAGAAAGATGGGCAGACATTACTTCTTCATCGTATAAAAAAGAAGAAAGATATCAATGAAGGTAAATGGATTGGCGTAGGCGGTAAATTAGAACCAGGTGAATCACCTGATGAATGTGTAAAAAGAGAAATACTAGAAGAAACAGGTTATACAGTGCATTCAGTTAGATGTCATGGTTATGTCACATTCCCAGGTCTTTATTATGGTGAAGACGAAGGTATGTTTGTTTATTCTTGTCATGACTTTGAAGGGACATTAAAAGAATGTGATGAAGGTGTTCTTGAATGGGTGAATGATGATTTAATTCCTGATTATCCACAATGGGAAGCAGATTATCATTTCTTAAACTGGATGGAAGATGATCATTATCACCATGCCAAGGTGACTTATAAGAATGATGAACTTGTAGAATATAAAGAAGAAATATACTAA
- a CDS encoding Nif3-like dinuclear metal center hexameric protein yields MKAEQIIKIMESHYPLNCQEDWDHCGLQVGNIHTDVNKIMIGLDADLQTLQEAIDAGCQMLITHHPFLFNTLTLDTTTPVGRFIEKAIKHNIVVYSAHTSLDKISMNRWLMEALGCLNIEDADESNITKKGVLPDTMGMYEFLDYVKKAFNIPSVNYAGKVKEVSTVGICGGSGGDLIDEVAPQVDAYVTGDLKYHSGLKASDYNILLVDVGHHVEVIMVHKLKELLEKEIDCEIVEATSPGYFKEY; encoded by the coding sequence ATGAAAGCAGAACAGATTATTAAAATCATGGAATCTCATTATCCTTTAAACTGTCAAGAGGACTGGGATCATTGTGGATTACAGGTGGGTAATATTCATACTGATGTGAATAAAATAATGATTGGTTTAGATGCAGACTTACAAACTCTACAGGAAGCCATTGATGCAGGATGTCAGATGTTGATTACCCATCATCCATTCTTATTCAATACATTGACTTTAGATACTACAACACCTGTAGGACGTTTTATTGAAAAAGCGATTAAACATAACATTGTTGTCTATAGTGCGCATACATCTTTAGATAAGATTTCCATGAATAGATGGCTAATGGAAGCATTAGGATGTTTAAATATTGAAGATGCCGATGAATCTAATATTACCAAGAAGGGTGTACTCCCAGATACAATGGGTATGTATGAATTCTTAGACTATGTAAAGAAAGCTTTTAATATTCCATCAGTCAATTATGCAGGTAAAGTGAAAGAAGTCTCTACAGTAGGAATCTGTGGTGGCTCTGGAGGAGATTTAATAGATGAAGTCGCTCCACAGGTCGATGCTTATGTCACAGGTGATTTGAAATATCATAGTGGTTTAAAAGCATCAGATTATAATATTCTTTTAGTAGATGTAGGACATCATGTAGAAGTTATTATGGTACATAAATTAAAAGAATTATTAGAAAAAGAAATAGACTGTGAAATCGTAGAAGCGACTTCTCCAGGCTATTTCAAGGAGTATTAG
- a CDS encoding tRNA (adenine(22)-N(1))-methyltransferase, giving the protein MKLHSKRLSKVAWMIEEHKQGTILADIGTDHAYLPCFLLDENIITSAYACDVAEGPLSSSKETIQSLHLENQVIPLLGNGLDPIIDKKVDMISICGMGGLLMSEILDAHLDYVEDKILFLQANTAIDLLREYLMNHNLQIIDEALVKDAHHIYEIMVVKKGHQELDEKDILFGPVLRKQKDPLFIEKWERELKIQRRILDSLNTEHEKYAKVLHSIALIEEVL; this is encoded by the coding sequence ATGAAGCTTCATTCAAAACGTCTAAGCAAAGTTGCTTGGATGATTGAAGAACATAAACAAGGAACTATCCTGGCAGATATCGGCACTGATCATGCCTATCTGCCTTGTTTTTTACTTGATGAAAACATCATCACATCAGCTTATGCATGTGATGTAGCGGAAGGACCTCTCTCTAGTTCTAAAGAAACAATTCAGTCTTTACATCTTGAAAATCAAGTCATCCCATTACTTGGTAATGGATTAGATCCTATCATCGATAAGAAAGTAGATATGATCTCTATTTGTGGTATGGGTGGCTTATTGATGAGTGAAATATTAGATGCCCATCTTGACTATGTAGAAGATAAAATACTCTTTCTACAGGCCAATACAGCCATTGATTTATTAAGAGAATACTTAATGAATCATAACTTACAGATTATTGATGAAGCATTAGTCAAAGATGCTCATCATATTTATGAAATCATGGTTGTGAAAAAAGGCCATCAGGAATTAGATGAAAAAGATATTCTCTTTGGACCAGTCCTTAGAAAACAGAAGGATCCTCTCTTTATTGAAAAGTGGGAAAGAGAACTAAAGATCCAAAGACGTATATTGGATTCATTAAATACTGAACATGAAAAATATGCAAAGGTATTACATTCTATTGCCTTAATTGAAGAAGTACTCTAG
- the rpoD gene encoding RNA polymerase sigma factor RpoD yields MAKKDKAVQGITLEELEKMLISAAKAKGNRLTQDDLDAFQSRYDLDDEAYENLIDAINENHIEIEDGLDALEIDDDDFMAGGADDLDDLEGLEVDTDDDTGDDDIANLDFGNDLDMDFGDTNKMYNQSDDDDDMNQLGSNVKINDPVKMYLKEIGRVDLLTHEQEIELAKRILEGDEQAKKELAAANLRLVVSIAKRYVGRGMLFLDLIQEGNMGLIKAVEKFDYTKGFKFSTYATWWIRQAITRAIADQARTIRIPVHMVETINKLTRIQRQLVQELGREPTAEEIAEKMDGMTPAKVREIQKISLEPVSLETPIGEEDDSHLGDFIEDEGAMSPDDYASNELLKDELNEVLLELTDREEKVLRLRFGLDDGRTRTLEEVGKEFNVTRERIRQIEAKALRKLKHPSRSKRLKDFLDH; encoded by the coding sequence ATGGCAAAAAAGGATAAAGCAGTACAGGGTATTACTCTTGAAGAACTTGAAAAAATGCTGATTAGTGCCGCTAAGGCTAAAGGCAACCGTTTAACTCAGGATGACTTAGATGCTTTCCAGTCTAGATATGATTTAGATGATGAAGCATATGAAAACCTTATTGATGCAATCAATGAAAACCACATTGAAATTGAAGATGGTTTAGATGCATTAGAAATAGATGATGATGACTTCATGGCTGGAGGGGCAGATGATCTTGATGACCTTGAAGGCTTAGAAGTAGATACAGATGATGATACAGGTGATGATGATATTGCTAATCTAGATTTCGGTAATGATCTAGATATGGACTTTGGTGATACAAATAAGATGTATAACCAGTCTGATGACGATGATGATATGAACCAATTAGGTTCTAACGTTAAAATCAATGACCCTGTAAAAATGTACTTAAAGGAAATTGGTCGTGTAGACTTATTAACTCATGAACAGGAAATTGAACTTGCAAAACGTATTCTTGAAGGTGATGAACAGGCTAAGAAAGAACTTGCAGCTGCAAACTTAAGATTAGTTGTATCTATCGCTAAGAGATATGTAGGGCGTGGTATGTTATTCCTAGACTTAATTCAGGAAGGTAACATGGGTCTTATTAAGGCTGTAGAAAAGTTCGATTATACAAAAGGATTTAAGTTCTCTACATATGCAACATGGTGGATCAGACAGGCTATTACTCGTGCAATTGCCGATCAGGCACGTACTATCCGTATTCCAGTACATATGGTAGAAACTATCAACAAGTTAACTCGTATCCAGAGACAGCTTGTTCAGGAATTAGGTCGAGAACCAACAGCTGAAGAAATCGCAGAAAAGATGGATGGAATGACTCCTGCAAAGGTAAGAGAAATCCAGAAGATTTCTTTAGAACCAGTTTCTTTAGAAACACCTATCGGTGAAGAAGATGATTCTCATTTAGGAGATTTCATTGAAGATGAAGGTGCTATGAGTCCTGATGATTATGCATCTAACGAATTATTAAAAGATGAATTAAATGAAGTATTATTAGAACTTACAGATAGAGAAGAAAAAGTATTAAGACTTAGATTTGGTCTAGATGATGGACGTACAAGAACACTTGAAGAAGTAGGTAAAGAATTCAATGTTACTCGTGAACGTATCAGACAGATTGAAGCAAAAGCTTTAAGAAAATTAAAACATCCTTCACGCTCTAAACGTCTAAAGGACTTCTTAGATCACTAA
- the dnaG gene encoding DNA primase: MARLSQEKIDEIRQSVDIVDVMGQYLELHKKGKNYMAICPFHDDNHPSLSISQSRQIYKCFVCGNGGNVFTFIQEYLKVPFVEAVMKVAEFGHVDMSGYSLEKRVVKVDEALAPLYDMHAFALKLYMYYLYTQSGKQALDYLRHRGFDDDLIKMFGIGYAPEKSILHERFQKEGYTEVAQVKSGLVLENERHYDRFHDRVMFPLYDEFGKVVGFSGRVYKVQDKNSKYMNSPESDIFIKGKTLYNYHRAKEAVRQAGFVYINEGFMDVIAMHRAHHDNCIALMGTALTKDHLRMLKRMTRTIHLCLDGDMAGQAAAMKSSDLLTSQGFEVKIVLLPDGRDPDEILSTEGIEGLDAVLKDTLSPIDFMMAFECSRLDLRNYEDRKTLLVKACEKIAKIEDRIDRGHYIAKLSSLTDFPKEIIEEQLLNSSAILEHREQFSQNRIETIQDQRPILDKYTLAEKNLLFYMLNDRQVSDIYEAKAGFMHNDTYRALAAYIRDYYRTHKTMDVANLIDKIGSSHSALVNALTDIAECSLPLPYQKEVIDDYIARITENTKNIREQELQQQFKDVLAPSAKAEILQKLIDLKKE, encoded by the coding sequence ATGGCAAGATTATCACAGGAAAAGATTGATGAAATCAGACAAAGCGTAGATATCGTTGATGTGATGGGCCAGTACCTTGAACTTCATAAAAAAGGCAAGAACTATATGGCTATCTGTCCTTTCCATGATGATAATCATCCATCTTTATCTATTTCACAATCAAGACAGATTTATAAATGTTTTGTATGCGGCAACGGAGGGAATGTTTTCACATTTATTCAGGAATATTTAAAGGTTCCTTTCGTAGAAGCCGTTATGAAAGTGGCAGAGTTTGGACATGTAGATATGTCTGGCTATTCACTAGAAAAGCGTGTTGTGAAAGTAGATGAGGCGCTTGCGCCTCTTTATGATATGCACGCTTTTGCATTAAAACTTTATATGTATTATCTTTATACCCAGTCAGGTAAACAGGCACTTGATTATTTACGTCATCGTGGTTTTGATGATGATCTCATCAAGATGTTTGGGATTGGTTATGCGCCAGAAAAATCCATTCTACATGAACGTTTCCAGAAAGAAGGCTATACTGAAGTGGCTCAGGTCAAATCAGGCCTAGTCTTAGAGAATGAACGTCATTATGATCGTTTCCATGATCGCGTCATGTTCCCTCTTTATGATGAATTTGGAAAAGTTGTCGGTTTTTCAGGAAGAGTTTATAAAGTTCAGGATAAGAATTCTAAATATATGAACTCACCAGAGTCCGATATATTTATTAAAGGTAAAACACTTTATAATTACCATCGTGCGAAAGAAGCAGTTCGTCAGGCAGGCTTTGTCTATATTAATGAAGGGTTCATGGATGTGATTGCGATGCATCGTGCCCATCATGATAACTGTATTGCCTTGATGGGTACAGCTCTTACTAAAGATCATTTAAGAATGTTGAAGCGTATGACACGTACGATTCATTTATGCTTAGATGGTGATATGGCCGGTCAGGCGGCCGCAATGAAATCCAGTGATTTACTTACATCGCAGGGCTTTGAAGTCAAAATCGTTCTTTTACCTGATGGACGAGATCCAGATGAAATCTTATCAACAGAAGGTATAGAAGGTCTGGATGCGGTTTTAAAGGATACATTAAGTCCTATTGACTTCATGATGGCCTTTGAATGTTCAAGACTTGATTTACGTAATTATGAAGATCGTAAAACCTTACTTGTAAAGGCATGTGAGAAGATTGCGAAGATAGAAGATAGAATTGATCGTGGACATTATATTGCGAAGCTTTCATCATTGACTGATTTCCCTAAGGAAATCATTGAGGAACAGCTGCTCAATAGTTCCGCTATTCTAGAACATCGTGAACAGTTCTCTCAAAATCGTATTGAAACAATTCAGGACCAGCGTCCTATTCTAGATAAATATACTTTGGCAGAAAAGAATTTATTATTCTATATGTTGAATGACCGTCAGGTCAGTGATATTTATGAAGCAAAAGCAGGCTTTATGCATAATGATACATATCGTGCATTAGCCGCTTATATTAGAGACTATTATCGTACGCATAAGACAATGGATGTAGCGAACCTTATCGATAAGATTGGGAGTTCTCATTCAGCTCTTGTGAATGCATTGACAGATATTGCGGAGTGTTCACTTCCACTCCCTTATCAAAAAGAAGTAATTGATGATTATATTGCGAGAATTACAGAAAATACCAAGAATATTCGTGAACAGGAACTGCAGCAACAGTTCAAGGATGTTCTTGCACCTAGCGCAAAAGCTGAGATTCTCCAAAAACTAATTGATTTGAAAAAGGAGTAG
- a CDS encoding glycine--tRNA ligase has product MATKDMEKLIAHAKGEGFVYQGSEIYDGLANTWDYGPMGVQLKNNIKNLWWKRFVQECPYNVGIDSAIFMNPRVWQASGHVGNFNDPLIDCKQCKSRHRADKLIEAYDPELHPDGWTPEEMMTFIREHNIACPECGGHDFTDIRQFELMFETSMGVVKDAKSKIYLRPETAQGIFVNFKNVQRTSRKKLPFGIGQIGKSFRNEITPGNFIFRTREFEQMELEFFTKPNEDLEWFEKWRHDCMQFLYDLGINKENLRYRDHDQKELSFYSKATTDIEYLYPFGWGELWGIADRTDYDLGRHQEYSKKNLEYLDPDTHEKYLPYVIEPSVGADRLFLSVLADAFEEQKLENGDVRKVMHFHPALAPVKVAVLPLTKKQSDEAMELYNDLVKDFYCEYDQAGQIGKRYRRQDAIGTPLCVTVDFDTAEDHSVTVRNRDTMEQIRLPIDQLKAYIADKTRFN; this is encoded by the coding sequence ATGGCTACAAAAGATATGGAAAAGCTAATTGCACATGCAAAAGGTGAAGGTTTTGTCTATCAGGGATCAGAAATCTATGATGGACTCGCAAATACATGGGATTACGGACCAATGGGTGTCCAGTTAAAGAATAACATCAAAAACTTATGGTGGAAGAGATTCGTTCAGGAATGTCCTTACAACGTAGGTATTGATTCTGCAATCTTCATGAATCCAAGAGTTTGGCAGGCAAGTGGACATGTAGGTAACTTCAATGACCCACTTATTGACTGTAAACAGTGTAAATCAAGACATAGAGCGGATAAATTAATTGAAGCTTATGATCCTGAATTACATCCAGATGGATGGACTCCAGAAGAAATGATGACTTTTATTAGAGAACATAACATCGCATGTCCTGAATGTGGTGGACATGATTTCACAGATATCAGACAGTTCGAATTGATGTTTGAAACATCTATGGGTGTTGTAAAGGATGCTAAGAGCAAGATCTACTTAAGACCAGAAACTGCTCAGGGTATCTTTGTAAACTTCAAGAACGTTCAGAGAACATCACGTAAGAAATTACCATTTGGTATTGGACAGATTGGTAAATCATTCCGTAACGAAATCACTCCAGGTAACTTCATTTTCCGTACGAGAGAATTTGAACAGATGGAACTTGAATTCTTTACTAAACCAAATGAAGACTTAGAATGGTTTGAAAAATGGCGTCATGACTGTATGCAGTTCTTATATGATTTAGGTATCAATAAAGAAAACTTAAGATACAGAGACCATGACCAGAAAGAACTTTCTTTCTACTCTAAAGCAACAACAGATATCGAATACTTATACCCATTTGGATGGGGTGAATTATGGGGTATCGCAGATCGTACTGATTATGACTTAGGACGTCATCAGGAATATTCTAAGAAGAACTTAGAATACTTAGATCCAGACACTCATGAAAAGTATCTTCCATACGTTATTGAACCATCAGTAGGTGCTGACCGTTTATTCTTATCAGTTCTTGCAGATGCATTCGAAGAACAGAAACTTGAAAATGGTGATGTAAGAAAAGTTATGCATTTCCATCCTGCATTAGCTCCAGTAAAGGTTGCAGTATTACCACTTACTAAGAAGCAGTCTGATGAAGCAATGGAACTTTATAACGATTTAGTAAAAGACTTCTATTGTGAATATGATCAGGCAGGTCAGATTGGTAAGAGATATAGAAGACAGGATGCTATTGGTACACCATTATGCGTGACTGTAGACTTCGATACAGCTGAAGATCATAGCGTTACTGTAAGAAATCGTGACACTATGGAACAGATCAGATTACCAATTGATCAGTTAAAAGCTTATATTGCGGATAAAACACGTTTTAACTAA